In Pseudomonadota bacterium, a single window of DNA contains:
- the nanR gene encoding transcriptional regulator NanR, which yields MEREIITRRRLSDEVMDRLEGLIHSGEFGLGEKLPSERDLMERFGVGRPSVREALFSLQKMGLVAISSGERARVTKPTPETVLNGLTGTVRHMLADAKGVRHLQEARLFFEIGLARDAALHAGDEDIARLEKALAENRQTLGDMEAFERTDVTFHYVLSEIPRNPVFVAIHEAVVGWLTEQRHTSLRKAGVAESAYEWHAKIFRAVADHDVDAAEQAMRGHLNDVSQQYWRVKGSAETG from the coding sequence ATGGAAAGAGAGATAATCACGCGGCGACGACTTTCAGATGAGGTAATGGATCGCCTAGAAGGTCTTATTCACTCGGGCGAATTCGGCCTCGGCGAAAAATTGCCGTCGGAACGCGATCTGATGGAACGCTTCGGCGTCGGCCGCCCGTCGGTGCGCGAGGCGCTGTTTTCGCTGCAGAAAATGGGCCTTGTCGCGATTAGCAGCGGCGAGCGGGCGCGAGTCACCAAACCAACGCCTGAAACCGTCCTCAATGGACTGACCGGAACCGTTCGTCACATGCTGGCGGATGCGAAGGGCGTGCGCCATCTACAAGAGGCGAGGCTATTTTTCGAGATCGGCTTAGCGCGCGATGCCGCACTGCATGCGGGGGACGAAGATATTGCCAGGTTGGAAAAGGCGCTGGCGGAAAACCGGCAAACCTTGGGCGATATGGAAGCGTTTGAGCGCACCGATGTCACCTTTCATTACGTTCTCTCTGAGATTCCGAGAAATCCTGTATTTGTCGCAATTCACGAAGCGGTGGTCGGCTGGTTGACCGAACAGCGCCACACGTCGCTGCGCAAGGCGGGCGTGGCCGAAAGCGCTTATGAATGGCACGCCAAGATCTTCCGCGCTGTCGCCGATCATGATGTCGATGCGGCAGAACAGGCCATGCGCGGCCATTTGAACGACGTGTCGCAACAGTATTGGCGCGTCAAAGGGAGCGCAGAGACAGGGTAG